From Cryptococcus neoformans var. neoformans B-3501A chromosome 6, whole genome shotgun sequence, the proteins below share one genomic window:
- a CDS encoding hypothetical protein (Match to EST gb|CF188731.1|CF188731; HMMPfam hit to Hist_deacetyl, Histone deacetylase family, score: 600.0, E(): 1.8e-177), translating into MGSMEPILGESKRRVCYFFDSDIGNYHYGPGHPMKPTRIRMCHSLVMNYGLYKKMEIFRAKPATKREMSQFHTDEYVDFLYRINPDNAAQFAKEQVKYNVGDDCPIFDGLFEYCSISAGGSMEGAARLSRDKCDIAVNWAGGLHHAKKAEASGFCYVNDIVLGILELLRYHQRVLYIDIDVHHGDGVEEAFYTTDRVMTCSFHKYGEFFPGTGEVRDNGIGKGKGYAINVPLRDGISDDNYKSIFQPVIKRVIEWYQPGAVVLQCGSDSLSGDRLGSFNLSMKGHAACVQFVKSFNLPLLLLGGGGYTVKSVSRTWAYETGLAAGMELGRDLPNNEYWEYYGPDYELDVRSSNMTDQNTPEYLQKVTEAVFEVLRDKNAAPSVPLQSIPKMMHDDEDEDEGEDNEDRDVRRPARLWAREKQHETSLSDSEDEGTGGRRHRRSYKESAQKNTMVEDQCNFRVNAGFT; encoded by the exons ATGGGTAGTATGGAACCCATTCTGGGGGAGAGCAAGCGAAGAGTT TGCTATTTTTTTGACTCTGACATTGGGAATTACCATTATGGACCTG GTCATCCGATGAAGCCCACCCGCATTAGGATGTGTCACTCACTTGTTATGAACTACGGCTTGTacaagaagatggaaatTTTT CGGGCCAAGCCTGCCACTAAACGTGAAATGTCCCAGTTCCATACGGATGAATACGTCGACTTCTTATATCGAATAAATCCCGACAATGCCGCTCAATTCGCAAAAGAGCAAGTCAAAT ATAACGTCGGCGACGACTGCCCGATTTTTGATGGCTTGTTCGAATACTGCTCAATCTCGGCAGGGGGGTCCATGG AGGGTGCCGCGCGGCTTTCTCGCGACAAATGCGATATTGCTGTCAATTGGGCCGGTGGCTTACATCACGCTAAAAAGGCGGAAGCGAGTGGGTTCTGTTATGTCAATG ACATTGTTCTCGGTATCCTCGAATTGTTGAG GTATCATCAACGTGTTCTGTACATCGATATTGACGTCCACCACGGGGATGGCGTGGAAGAAGCCTTCTACACGACCGACAGGGTCATGACGTGCAGTTTTCACAAGTATGGTGAATTTTTCCCTGGTACTGGTGAAGTAAGAGATAACGGAATTGGCAAAGGTAAAGG ATACGCTATCAATGTACCTCTTCGAGATGGTATCAGTGATGACAACTATAAGAGTATTTTCCAGCCCGTAATCAAACGTGTCATCGAATGGTATCAACCAGGCGCTGTAGTCCTTCAATGCGGCTCTGATTCTCTTTCCGGAGATCGTCTGGGATCGTTCAATCTGTCCATGAAGGGTCACGCTGCTTGTGTGCAGTTTGTCAAATCTTTCAACCTGCCTTTATTGTTACTTGGCGGAGGTGGTTACACAGTCAAGTCTGTCTCAAGAACTTGGGCATATGAAACTGGCCTTGCTGCGGGCATGGAGCTAGGGCGTG ATCTGCCGAACAACGAATATTGGGAATACTATGGGCCAGACTACGAGCTTGATGTTCGCTCTTCCAATATGACAGATCAGAACACTCCAGAGTACCTTCAAAAAGTCACGGAAGCGGTCTTTGAAGTTTTACGCGATAAAAATGCGGCGCCAAGTGTTCCCCTACAATCTATACCTAAGATGATGCatgacgacgaggacgaggacgaaggCGAGGACAATGAAGATAGGGACGTCCGGCGACCAG CGCGGCTGTGGGCCAGGGAAAAGCAACATGAGACATCCCTCTCCGATTCTGAAGACGAAGGCACTGGAGGCCGAAGACATCGGCGCAGTTACAAAGAGTCGGCACAGAAGAACACTATGGTGGAGGATCAATGTAATTTTAGGGTAAACGCGGGTTTTACATAG
- a CDS encoding hypothetical protein (Match to ESTs gb|CF187579.1|CF187579, gb|CF187355.1|CF187355, gb|CF186862.1|CF186862; HMMPfam hit to ATP-synt_F, ATP synthase (F/14-kDa) subunit, score: 152.4, E(): 9.5e-43): MASNTPNPKDRNLIAVIGDEDSVTGLLLAGIGHINQHQKKNFLIVDGKTQTSVIESAFQDFTERKDVAILLINQHIAERIRPTVDRYQAAFPALLEIPSKEHPYDPAKDSVLKRVQKLRGD, translated from the exons ATGGCATCCAATACTCCCAACCCTAAAGACAGAAACCTCATAGCAGTAATCGGTGACGAG GATTCAGTGACAGGTTTGCTTCTTGCCGGCATTGGTCATATAAATCAAcatcagaagaagaacttTCTGATTGTCGATGGAA AGACTCAAACAAGCGTTATTGAATCCGCTTTTCAAGATTTCACTGAGCGCAAGGATGTCGCTATACTGCTCATTAACCAGCAT ATTGCTGAGCGAATAAGACCAACCGTTGACAGGTACCAAGCTGCCTTTCCTGCGTTGCTAGAGATTCCCAGTAAAGAACACCCATACG ACCCCGCAAAAGATTCCGTCCTTAAGAGAGTCCAAAAGCTCAGGGGAGATTGA